GATGTTTCAACTGCCGTCAGACTTCCAGAAAGTCCTTGGTTTCTGCACACTCAGAAGCCCACAATCCCCAAACCAAGAGAGCTCCACAGTAAGAAACACAGCAGCCCCCAACATTTCAAATCATCATAATCAATGATCCCAACACCTTTCAATTAGCATCTCATCCCCAACACACGCAATCACAATCAACCAGCCCTTCAATGACCATATTTCTGGAGGCTGCCTCAGCCTGTGAAGCCATGGCACCATGGAGCATGAAGAAGCATGAAGAAGCATGAAGGCTTACCTGTGTGTCCTGCCTTCCCAAATGGCCCCTGCAGCTGAGCTGGAGGTGCAGAGCTCCAGTATACCTGCGATACCTAGCCAATGGTGAGGGGTCGCACAGGGTGCCTGggagtgggagggtgtgtgagtgtgtgtaggtgtgtgtgtgtgttggtgtgaatgtgtgttggtgtgtgtgtgtgtgtgtgtgtagggtctgGATCAGACCTAGTGTCctgctgagggtgtgtgaaGGCAGGCACTGAGACTGTTTAGAGGGGAGCGGATTGCTTTTGGTCACTCTGCAACCCCCCCCCATGCtatgaacaccacacacacacacacacacaaccacagaacTCAagactccagacacacagagagtgaaagacacacagagaacccccctccaccccccaaaagtaaaaaaaaaaaaactaacaagaGTATCCTTTATTTTTATAGAGAAGGCTTAATCAGTCTGAAATATGTGTCTGTCTTTCCTGAGGTGAGGCGGAGGCATGTGCAGTGTTCAtatgtggaggagctggaggccccTGGCCACAATGCCTCTTCTGTGAGGAGCAGCTaccagggagcagagaggaagtcCCAGCCAGCCCTGGCCTCTCCACAGACCTGGGGTCAGTTCATGCTTCTCAAACGCTGCGATGCTCATGGTAAAAGTGGTGAGGAAACTGGACTGGGATCTGTGGTTTACTTAGATCCATTACAGGTCTTTTTATATCAGGCTGTTCCTCAGAACTGATCTTGAAACAATTTCTTATTTAATCTGCAAAGGAAAACATATAGGTAGGGAATACATGATACCCCCAAAAATCTAAGattactattttattttttacaatttcaaTTAAGCTGCCCCTCAGATCTGATCTTAGAACAGTTTGTTCCTTTATGATCTACAGAGGAAAATATTAAGGAGGGGAAATCCTGTAATGAGATACAgaagtgaacagctgttcactgTGAAGCTATACTTTTTGCACTTCTGGTCAGAGGCTAACTGCATTTCATTGGCTTTGTACTTGTACTGTGCACAGCGACAATAAAGTTGTATCCAAACATATCTAAAAGTGGGTCTGCTATGTTTCCTGTGGTCTCAAGCAGGAAGCAGGCGATGCAGGAAGCTTTCCTGTGGTCTCAAGCAGGAAGCAGGCGATGCAGGAAGCTTTCCTGTGGTCTCAAGCAGGAAGCAGGCGATGCAGGAAGCTTTCCTGTGGTCTCAAGCAGGAAGCAGGCGATGCAGGAAGCTTTCCTGTGTCTTTAGGGTTAGACTCTTGTCCACGTTTGAGCTTAGCTCTGCCTTCCCTCTTTGTACGACccccactctcactctctcctttctcttactctcctttctctcactctctctcctttctcttactttctctcccttctctctctctctcctttctcctttctctcactctctctcctttctcttactctctcctttctcttactctctctctactttctctcactctctctctcctttctctctccctctctccttactctcactctctcctttctctctccctctctcctttctctcactctctctcctttctctcactctcactctctctctcctttctctctcctttctctctccctctctctcctttctctcactctctctcctttctctctctccctctccctctctccccctccctctctctctcctttctctctctccctctccctctctctccccctccctctccctctctctctcctttctcctttctctcactctctctcctttctcttactctctcctttctcttactctctctctactttctctcactctctctctcctttctctctccctctctcctttctctcactctctcctttctctctccctctctcctttctctcactctctctcctttctctcactctctctctcctttctctctcctttctctctccctctctctcctttctctcactctctctcctttctctctctccctctccctctctccccctccctctctctctcctttctctctctccctctccctctctctccccctccctctccctctctctctcctttctctctctccctctccctctcctcgagGAAACTCTAGAGTGTGTGCTGAGTGAGGGGAAAAGTGGTGGAATGTTAGTAATTGTTCTGCACCTGCTTTTGGCTAGAATCTCCCCTCAGTCTCCACTTAGTTGTAGTAAAGTCGTGGTTTATAGGTGTCCCGTTATAGGTAAGAAAGGTTCTTAGGTTTGGGTAGGAAATCCTGTAGGTCCTTTAAATATTAGAATAAATATAACTATCAGAATACATATGAATGCTAGGAAACATATTAATCCTCGGATTGTGGGTCTCATTTTGTTCGTTTGTAATGTGGATAAAATTCCGTTGTGGGTGCTGTGCATGACTAACAGCTGCATCTTTAACGCTTGAGCAGTAAATCATAAACGTCATCATCACCACGTTCACCCGGCAACATGTCTGCTCGGTCTTGGAGTCGTTCAAAACTTGACTCAAGAGTGTTTCAAACCTGTCAAAGCATTGAGACAAACATGTTGCAATTCTGTATTTAAAGGATTGGATTATTGAAACCGGGCTTAAATTGTAAATGTCAATTAACATTCACAGATGGCATTCGTTTTCCCcaaacatttgtatttatttaaaagCACACAGTCTACAAGAAATACACTATCTAAGATAATCACAAAACAAATGGTTGGAATATACCAAAATATGTTTTCGAAACAGAATCTTGTGTACAAAATGTGTTTTCATAGTCCAGTAAAAAGAAGAAAGATACTGTcattttaaattaaataaattacCTAAATGAACTGACCCAAATGAATGCACTTGTAGATTTATTTTCTAAATATAGCCAAGCATAGTTAtacctaacaaaaacaataattcATATCAGAACAAATCTGTCACACAAACCCAAACATATTCTTATTAAGAGCAgtaaaaaaagtgttttggcTAAGCATCCAGGAGCAGTTTTTTCTTGTCAAATAAGAATAAGGAGTTGTCATTAAATTCAACATACTTTGTCTTATCCTGTTCTAATCCTATTGTGTCTGTAAATAATATGATATTATAGATTCACTATTTGAGCAGGTTGCCAGTCTTCCCTTTCCAGAAATGAATTGAAAGTAAGGCACAGCTAGTGGTTGTAAATGGTACTGCACCCCAACCAAGTACAGCGACAAAGAAAACTTGAAGCTGAAGTTGAATGACCTCAATTCAGGATAAACATTTACAAAAGGTTTCTATTTCACAATTGCTTTTGTCTGACCCAGTTAGAATGGAATTTACCTTTTACTTTATCTTATAATTTTATAACTCATTATCATCTTTCCATCCGGGTGTCTGGTGTTGAACACCTTGACCTGTGAAGAAGGGCCTGGGAGGTTTAGAAGCTGAAGTAAACAACCTAAATAACGATGGACTGGAGGAGGCGGAAGCAGGTGATGACAtctctggggaggggaggctTGATCTGGTTGCCGTCCAGGCGAAGGTAGCGCAGCCGAGGAACACTGTCGTTGACGTCGTCCTCCAGCACCTCAGCCGACACCGGGCATATTTCAGACCCGTTGACACCTGGAGGTGGTAAAGAACACTTTAGTGACTTCCTGGTTCAGTCTACCTGTGTTAGTATCTGACTCCAGCAGATTCTGCCATGTACAGTAGGAATTTTATTAGTTCATTGAATGTAAATTCATTGAATGTAAATTACTTGAACTGCAGCAATGTTGTACTACACAGAGGCTTTCTGAAACAAGCATAGCAAATGAAGCCTGACAAACATACTTCAGTACATACTACAAAcccatatacagtacacactacaACCCCTGTACATAGTACACAGTCCTGACATACATACTCTTAATCCTGTTGTGGTCCAGGTGCAGGTGTTCCAGACCTGACGGGATGAGAGGCACCTCAGTCAGCTGGTTGTGTGAAAGCTGCAGGTCCAGCATGCTGGAGATGTTGAAGACGTTCTTTGGAAGGCCGCTGTTGCCCAGCTTGTTGCGGTTCAGCCTGAGGAACGCCACCTTGGGCAGCCCCTTGAAGTACTCTGCGGGGATCTTCTCGATGTTGTTCCCATCCAGGAAGATCTGAGCGGTGCTGGGGGGCAGGTTGGGCGGCATGCTGCTCAGCTGGTTCTTGGCCAGGTTGATCTGGACCAGGCTGCTCAGTCCCTTCAGGCTCACCTCTGTCACGGCGTCGTCCTGGAGCTTGTTCCCCTGCAGGTCCAGCAGGGTGAGGCGGCTCATGCCGGAGAACACGCCAGCGGGGATCTTGGAGATGCGGTTCCTGGAGAGGCGGAGCTGCTCCAGGTTGGAGGGTAGGCCAGACGGCACCGAGGCCAGAAGGTTGTCGTCCATGAAGAGGTGCACTAGGCGGGGCATGTCTGCCAACACGCCCTCCTCCACGCCCTTGCTGGTCAGCTTGTTGCGGTTGAGGTTGAGCCAGCGGAGCTGGGTGGCATTGCGCAGCGCGTCCTTGGAGATCACGTCTATCAGGTTGTTCTGGAGATAAAGGTAccaggtgtgtggagggatgTTGGGGATGTGCTTCAGGCCCTTGTTGTCGCAGTAGACTGCATTCGGGAAGTTAGGAGGGCAGCGACATTCTCTGGGGCAACCCTGCAGCTGGGTCAGGACCTCCTCATAGGTCATGTCCTGGCCCAGAGCTGGACCAACCAGGAGAAGGGAGGTGAGAAGGGTCAGAAGAAACGTCATCTTGCCACTTAATCTGCAACAGAGACAAGAAACAGATGTTgagaacagtcacacacacataaacacacacaactaaaaTCCTAATCTTAGAGCGCTCCCGGCCGGGCTTGGCAGGTTTAGAGCACAGAAATCCGAAGTAGGAAAGCTTTTGTCAAACACGTATCCACGCACAGGAAGGGTAATCACAGAGAGTAGACATTTCTGCAGACAATGCAGGTGACTTCAGTTTGTTCCAGATGCACCagaaactcccagaaaaaaagAATCAAAGCCGATAACCACCGGCGGGATTAAGGACTCTAAACATTCACACTGTTTCTTTACTCCACATTTAGATCAACGTCTGTCACAGACACTAATGTGTAAAAacctatcagaatcagaattgtgtttaatcgccaagtaagtggtcacaaacaagtaatttactttggtgggcaggtgcatacagtaaacaaaatggtaaaatgtaacaaaatgtacaacaaaatacttggttagggttagggtcttaGGTCTTAACAAAAGTAGGTGGGCAGGAAAGTGTTAGCCTTATCGTTGGATTTATTTAGAGTCATTAATGTCCTCGGATTAGCAGAGTCTAACCCAATTTAGCCTAAATCGTGTTTGATGATGAGGTCATTAGCATTAAAGATGGGCAATTATTCCCAAAACCTTTCCTGTCCTTCCTGTGGTGTTCTTGAGGTAGGTTTTTTCTAGGTAAACTGTTGATAGATGTGTCAGTTTAAGGACTACTCTGGGCCAGGTCACCTTTAATCCCTTTAGTCATGGATGGGGGATAATCTGTCATATGCACGACTGACAGCATGTGGTCAGTGTCTGGTTCACATGGTCAACCATGAGTGCCGGCCATGAATCAAACCTCTTTTTGTCACCCTTGTAAATTAAGCACATGACCAGGTAATGAAATCCAGCCATGTAcactctaccaccctgccccaaactctaccaccctgcccctaactctaccaccctgcccctaactctaccaccctgccccaaactctaccaccctgccccaaactctaccaccctgcccctaactctaccaccctgcccctaactctaccaccctgcccctaactctaccaccctgcccctaactctaccaccctgcccctaactctaccaccctgcccctaactctaccaccctgcccctaactctaccaccctgcccctaactctaccaccctgcccctaactctaccaccctgccccaaactctaccaccctgccccaaactctaccaccctgcccctaactctaccaccctgcccctaactctaccaccctgcccctaactctaccaccctgcccctaactctaccaccctgcccctaactctaccaccctgcccctaactctaccaccctgcccctaactctaccaccctgcccctaactctaccaccctgcccctaactctaccaccctgcccctaactctaccaccctgcccctaactctaccaccctgcccctaactctaccaccctgcccctaactctaccaccctgcccctaactctaccaccctgcccctaactctaccaccctgcccctaactctaccaccctgcccctaactctaccaccctgcccctaactctaccaccctgcccctaactctaccaccctgcccctaactctaccaccctgccccaaactctaccaccctgcccctaactctaccaccctgcccctaactctaccaccctgcccctaactctaccaccctgcccctaactctaccaccctgccccaaactctaccacctcctctcatcctcctgctCTTCAATTGTCACAGCTGTTGCTGGTTAACATTCTTGCGAGACATGTTTTTGTCTGGAACTGATTTGCATGCCTAGCTGTTCCAGGCTGGGCTCACTTCAAAGACAAGACTACACCACCTGGTTCTGGTGCTGTGGGGCTGAAGCTTCACATCTCACTGGAGGTGAGTTACTGAAACCATCCATACATTGGAGGTGAGAGTCAGGTCAACACAATCGCCTTTGCTTGGAATCCAGAATTCGGAGTCCCAAGTTTCCCCTGAAAATCTACTCAAACATATTCTGCATGAGCCTTATTGCCTTGATGCGGCCAAGTGCATCCAAACGTAGAAGCGATGGCTGGGTATTTCTATATTGCTTGATTCTGTGGTTTACAACATGCCTTGAAGCTAAACTAAGAGTTTATGCAGATGATCTGGATACTCCTGTATGAACAAAGATATCGATGCTAAATCCAGATCTACACAGCAGCACCTTGTACATGTATAACTCCCTCTTGCTTTTAGTTCTAGTTTCACAAAACGTAAAAGGCTGAATGCTGGCAACCCCACACCTACCTGAGATTCAAGGCAACTTGTCGTGTCGTCGTCCTGGAGTCCTGTCTCTACCCTGCTCCTCCGACCCTCATCACCCTGTATTTGTACCATCGGCTCCTTTCATTTAGCGGGCAGGAACCCTTCATTGACAGCCACCTCTCAGCCAATCACAAGCTCTGGAGATCAGAGGTCATGATCTTGGGATGCTATGCTCGCTAATCTGTTGTCCAAGTTGGTGACCACAGACAGTAGACTTGACCTATATACAACCAGGTTAATGCTCCAGGTTAGGGTTAATGCTCTCAGCTGTCCCTATGCTtactcacacactcccccccctcccactcccagcCTTGGCTCCTGTTTTGTTTCAATGCATGTCTCCTGTGCCCTAAGCacattgtctgatgtgattAATCTCTTTAAGACAAACCAGCCCTCATTTTGTGCTCCACTTACATGTGGTTCTAATCACACTGGTTTGGCGCTTAAACATGGCAGTGTTTTGAAATGGGGGTGATCTGGTAAATGTGGTTGAGCTGACTGGTTCAGCTCACGAAGCCTGGCGGACCTGGCTCTCGAAGGCTGGGAGAGGAAACCTTTATTCATCTCGTCCTTTCTGACAACAGCTCAAACTAAACAGTTGAAACTAGATGACTCAGTATATAGTGAATCCATTTAAGATTATGAAATCAGTTCAACAAGTTCTTCAATCATTCTTAAAATCTATTTGACGGTTTGTCCTATTCCAAAGGGAACTCATCTTATTTTCATGACAATTTCCCACTAGCCACTAATCAGAACGTGGTGTTACCCTATCTTGAAAGTATCGTTAATCACCCAATACTCTGCAAAGGCACGAGATTGTGGAGGGTAGTTATGGGGAGGGTAGTTATGGGGAGGGTAGTTATGGGGAGGGTAGTTAAATGAGTGGATTGAACAGCGAGTGCTTCATTTGAGATGATCTTGTTTCCATTGATGCTCTGCATCCCCCTGGATAATCCCTCCTGATCCGGTTCAGCCAAGGTAGGAGACAATCCTGATCCCCGATTATCCCAGCGGATCCTCTGAGGGAGCGTCTTGTGTCTGAGAAGATGCCTTCGACGCAGAGTGTACCTCAGCCAGAGGCGTCAAACCCTGATCTCAGGTTTCCCTGGAGGGCGCCTCACACAACCAGAAGACTGAATAGGCTGAGCGTCAAGCAGCACATCTCAACAGCTTCCAGTAAACACAGCAGCTCATTTGATTTCCAAGTCAATAATAAGAATGTATCAATCTACCACACTCTTTTACCCAAAGTACTAGGGGGCATTTGAGCCTGCTACTTCTAGATCTGTAAGCAATGACTGGGCTGTAGCCCTCCCTGAGTTATAAGGCCCAGAGATAATGTCTTTATGCTTTAGTTCCCCCTGGATCACCTCAGACGCTGATCAGTACAGTGTTTTTACACTTGAAGGACCAGGACCCAGGCCCAGAACAACACCTGTCTCTCTTTAGGGGATGCTGGCATACCCATCACTCACCTGACAGGAGAGGTGCTGGAGGTATCCTCAGGTTACAGGTTGAAGGTCTCTGGGTGAAGTTAATGAGTCATGTTAATGCTGCTTGATTACCTTCACTGAATGACTGATGCAAGCTCTTTTACCAGATAAACAGGACAAACTGCTGACTCACTATCAAAATGTTGAACTGAGAACAATTGTGGGCCCTTCCTGGATGACAGTCGAACAGGAAACACATGTGGAGAAATATTATAATATGAAAATATTCACTTCCTGTAAGGAGCTTTGAGTTGGCAGATCTGTTGGTTAGTCAGAGAGGTCCTGTTGGGTCCCATATTCTGTTCCAGCTGGCGACTGCTCTAGTCTTGAGTCCTCTACGAGCAGAGAAGTCATCGCTTATGTAAAACTGATAAACCTTCTATAAAGATTTGCCTGGCAGTAGGATGAGAatagctctttttttttttaaatctaaacATCTATGCATATTCTCTCCATGAAAATATAGATTTTAAACCCTGATTCAACCCAAGACTTCTGGCATCAAAACTAAATTGTTACATTATTTCTTTGCTTTTACAAATCTATCTGGCAGCAAGCAAAGAACAAAAGAACTGAAGAGGATTTAAAAAGTTACTGTGTCTTGTGATACGAGCAAGACTGCAGGAGCTGACAGCTCTCCTAGCCAGCCGTGACAGCACAGCCACGCTTCTACATGGCTCCAGCGTCTCTGCAGCAGGAACGCCAGGATCTTCAATCATGAAGGGGCCGCTTTCAGTCAACCTGAACTCACCGCTGGAAAAGCTGTCTACTTGGAACAGTTGATCAAAGCTAAAACCGCTGCATGTTTAAATACCAATCCCTCCCAGATGTAGATGATCCAAACAGCCCCTATCAAAAGCATCCACCCCTCCGAACCGCCTTCAGTAAAAGAACAAGACAAACATACCTTCCTcccgtgtgtgtccaggtgaggtTCGTCTTTGCGGTGCTGGTCCTGAGGTGCTGAGGTTCTGCAGATGAGCAGTGTCAGAGCTTGTCATAAGGAGAGATCTCCAGCACATCAGTATTACTGATGATATTATCTCCTCCTGGCTCTACCTTTCCCATCAGCTGGTTCACttgagagaggggtgtgtgtgtttctgcatgtgtgcacgtgttttgggggtgggggtgtggggctgttgtgtgtgtatgtgtgagagaatcCTTTCAGAGATTGcattggctacttttttccggACCATcagttcccctcctcctcctccccctcctcctcctcctctgtaccTACAGATTCTGTCATGGCTGAGGCATGCTGGGAGTGCAGGGGGCAAGCACCTGAGGGAGAGGTGGCCAGGTCACAGTTAACTTGTCGCCCCGGTAACCCTACCCAGGTTAACCTTACCCCATCACCCAGGTAACCCTACCCCATCACCCAGGTAACCCTACACCATCACCCAGGTAACCCTACACCATCACCCAGGTAACCCTACCCCATCACCCAGGTAACCCTACCCCATCACCCAGGTAACCCTACACCATCACCCAGGTAACCCTACACCATCTCCCAGGTAACCCTACACCATCACCCAGGTCACGCTGTCCGGAATGGTTACTGCCTTCTCTGTTGCTTGTTTGAGCACAGTTACCAGcaaagatggcaaaagtacgcacatctttcactcagatatacagatactcatgtttttaaagactctggtaaaagtAGAAGTGCTgtctacactttttcactcaagttaaagtcaaGAAGTATGGGACATATACTTAAGTATGTGTCTTTTTGTAATGATGTATTCATATGATGAGCGCtccaacaggtagtagtaatggaaGTAGTAATTTTCAAAACTTATTTTCAAATAAAAAGGATAGAGAGACGatagagggaggatagagggatagagagaggaatagaaagagagatagagggatacagagagggatagagggatagagagagggatggatagagggatagagagagggaggatagagggatagagagagggatagagagaggaatagaaagagagatagagggatacggagagggatagagggatagagagagggatagagagagggatagagagagaggatagagagggagggaggatagagggatagagagggaggatagagagggaggatagagggaggatagagggaggatagagagaggatagaaagaggatagagagaggatagagggatagagagaggatggagagagggatagaggcatagagagaggatggagagagggatggagagaggatggagagagggatagagagaagatAGATAGGGGGCACATCTGGACTCTACATCTGGATCCTGCTCTTCAATGGGAGGGGTATTATGTAAGGGAAATTTGGAAATAGTATTGtccggagggagagggagagggagagaaagggagagagagggggggaaagggggagagagagaaagagagggaaagagaacaaAAAGACAAATGATGAATGGAACAGGAAAGATACAGAGATAAAAGCTGGAAGAGATCCCTCTCTCTGAGCTCGCTGACCCggctctctctaaccctaaccctctctaaccctaaccccagcagcagagcagcctgaaaGACCGTTCTGTCCAGATGGAGCCAGCATGTCCCACCCAGCCCcccggagaggaagaggaggaaatcaGGCTGGATTAAAGATCAGTCAGAACGCTGTGCTGAGCCCTGCTGTAAAGACAAGAGGGTgagatggtgggagagaggtaggagaggtgTTCACCTAATCTGACTGCTTCTCCTGTTTTGGTTCAGACTGTGCCTGCTGGAGGGGAATGCTGgcttaaacactcacacacagctacacacctctgcacacacgcatacttacacaaacacctcggcaaacacacacacctacacacctcttTAGGCTGTGTAGTTACAGGTAATTATGGACATATTGCTGACCATCGACATATAATACAAATAACAACTATATGCTAGATGAAGGAACTCTTTTAGAGACTCTCTGTGTTtaactggaacagcaggaacTAATTAAGACGAGTCTGGAAGGGAAACGGGAACATCTGGAAGTTCTTAAAGAGAGAGTTACTGTAGATCCAGACCTAATTAGCTGACTGGAAACGCCTACCCTTAATTTACCCATACTGCAAAGGGAACCAACCCAGGGAGCCATGCTTTCTGGTTGGTACAACGTACAAGCAGGATCTGAACCTACGACCTCTAGATCTGCAGTCAGAAACTCCACCATTAAGCTGAGCCCGTTCTGCTCTCACATGTTATGAGCCTGTAGGTTGTAATTTATGGTCCAGTTGTGATCTGAGTATCAGTGGCCTCCTATAGGCCATACATCTGGACGGCTTCTGGAATGCGCCAAGAGAATCCCTTGCTGTCTTCTG
The Osmerus eperlanus chromosome 17, fOsmEpe2.1, whole genome shotgun sequence DNA segment above includes these coding regions:
- the LOC134037965 gene encoding keratocan-like, which gives rise to MTFLLTLLTSLLLVGPALGQDMTYEEVLTQLQGCPRECRCPPNFPNAVYCDNKGLKHIPNIPPHTWYLYLQNNLIDVISKDALRNATQLRWLNLNRNKLTSKGVEEGVLADMPRLVHLFMDDNLLASVPSGLPSNLEQLRLSRNRISKIPAGVFSGMSRLTLLDLQGNKLQDDAVTEVSLKGLSSLVQINLAKNQLSSMPPNLPPSTAQIFLDGNNIEKIPAEYFKGLPKVAFLRLNRNKLGNSGLPKNVFNISSMLDLQLSHNQLTEVPLIPSGLEHLHLDHNRIKSVNGSEICPVSAEVLEDDVNDSVPRLRYLRLDGNQIKPPLPRDVITCFRLLQSIVI